CCCAAGTCTTAAGGATTGTATTGGTTAGTATATAAACTAGTATTACCTTACAACATCTTGACTGTTGGATGAACAAGTCCTGTCAAGTTCTTGCTCACTTAAACTCAAACGTCTCACTTTATCAACCACAACTTTCATCTCTTCCTTCACCGTGCCCTTTGGTTTCCCAGCATGAATAGTGATCAATCTTTTATATGCTGGTTTCTGATCTTCACtcgcttcttcttcctcttgatcACTATCACTCTAgttcaaaactcaaaactaaattacaaaacaacaacaacaaaaatttaaagaagtGATTAAGTTCCTATTCTTATACCTTGTTGTCACAATCTTGGTAAAACAATATACTTTCTAGTGTCTGAATCTCCTCTGTTCCAGGCGTTTCCTCCTCTGACGATGGAGATGCATTACCATTCTCCTTTTGTTTACCAATAGGGTTTCTTGATTCAAGATACTCTTTAGGTGGTTTAGTTGAGATGATTATCCGATGAAGCAGTGAAGCAGGAGAAGGAAACTCTTCTAAGCTTTCTGATTCAGGGTAATACAACATTTGTCCAAATATCTGCGTAGCCATCTAAAGAaagaacccaaaaaaaaagttcataaaatgtCAAAACTAAACTGAATAATGTTCTAAACAAACcaatttttgaaaacaatttaacAAAAACGACATGCATAGACGCTAATCCTCTATTAAACGTATAACCGCCTGACGATTTCTTGAACATTAAAATTGATAAATTCacaaatatatctaatattgTGTTACCTCAGCCACTTTGGCTTGAAGATCAGCAGTAAGATGATCCTCTAAGGTGATGATAACCGGATAAGGCGAGCTAGAAAACGCGTGATCTCTTATCGATTTCAAGCATGTGATCAGCGGTACAGGCGTTGTGAGCGTTCTGAATTAAACCAAGAAACCGAATATTCAACCGTTATGATCTGAAAATGTtatcttaaaagaaaaaaaaaacatgtttaccTTCCATGCAGAACATTGATATCTGTTCCAGTAGAGTTAGGCCAAAGATCAAGCTCGATGACACGAACTCCTCTTTGCAAAGCTTTGATCACAGGGACTTCGCTACAATCGCTGCTTAGCTGATTCCCCGTAAGATACGAGTTGTGTCCCGTGTATATAAAGTAATGCGACAATGGAGCCGACATGTCTTGATGCACCTGTTTGATTACCACACACACAAAACATTTTTCTTGTAATAAGAACAAAAGTTTTCGATATTTAAGaacattaatttaaaatcattacgTGAGGTGTGATGGGAGGATTGAGATCGTCGTAGAAGAGGAAGTTGAAGAAATCGTCGAGGTCGAGGCCGTGGCGTGTGAACCGCGTGACGTGGTGTCGCCGTCGTATGACCTCGTCGATTAAACGTTGAGCCTCCGCGACGGTGGTTGCTGAATTGACTTGGTTGTCGTCGAGGAAAGAACAGAGCTGCTCTGCCCCCATAACGCCGTCGTCGCTGGAATCACCGTCGCCGCCGCCGCTTCCGCCGACGGAGAACTGGCAGAAGGCGTCGCGGACATCGTCGGTGGGTTGGACTTCGTTGATCTTGAATTTACGGTTGAAGCATTTGAACATTTTGTAGTTGTAGCTTCCATTGTCGTATGACTCTGTTTTCTTCTCCTTCCCCATTGTCAAAGACtcaaagatcaaaactttttattaaccaaaataaaagatttgaattctcaaaaaaaaaaaaaaattgattattacTACTATTAGGGTTTCTTGCGAGTCAAGAAAACTTTGTTCATCGGAAACGAAGAACAGAGATTTGTGGATTTGGGATGGAGATTGAAGATGAGAGAAAAGGAGAGTTCCTATAAAAGAGGAGGCTTTGAAGCGGGATcgtttgacttttttttttgtaatctatttttttctttcaagtctttttgatttaaaaattgaaactgttttcataaaagaaaatcaattttttatgaagtatcatttagttatttgggagaaaatatgttaaaattacTAATAAGAGAGTATCTTAATTTTAGTCTTGATTCTTTTATTTAGTAAAggatttttctcttctttctctacTTTTTCAGGTAGAAAATTCGTAATTGGtattatttaaaagaatatgTTTTAGTCTAAGAATATATGATTTACATTATGTTAGTATGTCCAAAATGTTGCTTccatgatatatttttttcagtttattgtAATAACTTCCATATTGTCTTTATCTCATCAAATTTAGCAAGGaacaaatttgttctttaattctctacaaTAAAAGAAACTAGATTTTTACCCGCGCTTTGAAGCGCgagatattttacgatgaaaaatttcactaataatttaacaaatatttttggtaattttttaagagtgtgtatttaaaatattttttcatttaaatcagtatttttaaattcaacccgattgtgattataccggttaatccgaaatctaacaattcaatttatgtttttaaaatattcatattaaaaaatcactaaaacccgagactaaccgattgaactgatggatgaccgatatgtaatctaattggatttaaattgtgatagtttcataatttgtaatcttataatcgaaattttaaagttcagtattttgtaatttatgaaattatgacatttctacaaaattttaaagagaaaatgatagatataaaataaataagattaattattgtattattggaaacattgatggtagtataaaaatatattgtttgaaaatattgatagtagtatatagaaaTAAGTATATGGTTTGGAAACACTGATAGTAGTAtacagaaataaatatattgtttggaaacatggatagtagtataaagaaaggaacattagtgattaaatgtatgtttaaatataaagtataaagatgtatctaatttaaaacttacaaaataaatgttaggtccaacagaatgtttctgtttaataagatagatgaaaaGAAATGACTATTTCTTGtgaatggtaaaatttgttaggaatattaaaaaattattcatcTTCATTCTTTGTTCATCCCTTAGACCCTTCATCTGATTATATGCAAATCAGCAAATGTGATAATATTACTGTACGTAGTACCAAAAGTATGGAAGATACGCTCAAGAATAATTACAACAACAATTATGGAATGTAGGTTTATGTAGAGAGTCTCAAACTAGTCATGTGACACATGCTTGTTTCACAAGTTATCTGTTGTTTCTTATATAATCTTGTGTGTTTACATGTCGGCTTTGCGAGCTTGGGATGATCTTGAACTGTATGTAACCTTATTGTTCCAGAGGTGTAGACACGAAAACCATTTATGGACGAGAcaagcttgatgcctttgttcATAttggatttgaaaaaaaaaagtcttgtAGCATCTACATAATGCTTTGGAACATATATTGGTTTCACGAAGCATAACTTTTCCAAGTGTGGTATTGCGTGAAGATGGATAACAAACACCCCAAAGTCATCAGTAACAGCTTTTACCCATTTTGATCTCTTTTGAAACCAGTGTGGCATTTGATGGCAACAGTGTCACCTTTAAGAACATATCAACACGGAAACATAAAGACATAATACGCAAAGACACACATatatacagagagagagagagagagagagagagagagagagagagagagagagagagagagagaagagagagagagagagagagagagagagagagagagagagagagagagagagtacctGAAACAGGAGTGTTGCAAAGAAGAGAACCGGTGATGACTACAGGAGAGAGTTTGAGTTTCCCGTAGCCATTCATATCAGCCATTTCTATTCTGCTCCAAACTTGCCAGCAGCTGCGAATGCTCTATTGAAGAAGATAGAgacgaagaaaaagaagaagcaatgtAAGATGAAGAAACTCCCCATTTTTTTGAAGTCTTAATATGTTACTTTGCTTTAAGCCCGTATGTGTGGAGAGATGGATTTACGAAGAGATTAGAATATGGTCCATTTGTTTGGCTTATTCTTTCATTAATCTCGATAAGTTATTTCACCTTACTACATTAGGGAGAAAAATTGTAAAGCAGAAATATCAAGAAACAAGCCTACCATAAAAAGAAAAGCTAATGGGCCGTAGAGATGTTAAACTCtcaaatttagttttatgaGAGTTATTTTAGTGCGACTCTAGTTCATCGCAACATTGattcaaaaaaagttttagtgttcttttactaattaaaaatatctattctgcttgttaaatattaatttagttgatgaaattataataaaaaaaatccatgATTAACTAAATCTAACTTAAATACattaaggggggtgtattcaaccgagagtttcaggtgatttgtattaaaattacaaatccactgttattcaaacatgaattttaaacactcatttaaaatccactgttattaaacttgatatttcgtaaagtactctgaaatccactgttatttaaaatattttaaattgtgggattttaaagttttgaggtgattttagggtgtttgggtggagtttcttagttaaaaaaaataaaactcaaatcccactgttttaggtgatattctagagtagtttaacaaaaatcacctaaatctctgcaacttattaaaatcatctaaaactccattaaaaatcaaatcacatcaaatgctaaattgaatacatccccctaaaaccaaaaaattattttgcaCTATTCTCAGTTTTCGAttaacaaaatctaatttacacacaaaaactaatttaaaaaaaaaataccacaATATTTTTGCTTTAGTTTATGAAAATGCAATAAACTAAAGTTgggaatttttttataaaaaggtctttattttatatttgctaAGATAATTAAACTTTTTAAGACGGTTGCTGAGAACAATATGGTTTTGGTCAAAAAACCTTAAACCAATGATGGATTAAGTGCTTACTGACCAAACCCACACAAGCCAATTGATCAGTCTTTTCCCCATCCTTTGACTGGTGTCTTCACCTTTATTCTTTTGTGGTGTCTCTGTGTTTTAGCCATGACGTTGCATTTTTCTCTTTGGTCCTAGTGGTTGGTGTCTCCATTTAAGGTTTACTTTGTTTCTAATGATCTCTTCTGTCGATTTCAACAAAAGAAAGATTTTGGTCCCCACTGAAGTGCTCTCTCTAAAGCCCACTAATGAAAAGCGCATCCGTCGACTGACAATCGAGAGTACTCTACATATCAAACCGAATCCTGTCCATTTCTCACTGTACTCGGTAAGG
This genomic stretch from Raphanus sativus cultivar WK10039 chromosome 3, ASM80110v3, whole genome shotgun sequence harbors:
- the LOC108846511 gene encoding phosphoinositide phospholipase C 6-like → MGKEKKTESYDNGSYNYKMFKCFNRKFKINEVQPTDDVRDAFCQFSVGGSGGGDGDSSDDGVMGAEQLCSFLDDNQVNSATTVAEAQRLIDEVIRRRHHVTRFTRHGLDLDDFFNFLFYDDLNPPITPHVHQDMSAPLSHYFIYTGHNSYLTGNQLSSDCSEVPVIKALQRGVRVIELDLWPNSTGTDINVLHGRTLTTPVPLITCLKSIRDHAFSSSPYPVIITLEDHLTADLQAKVAEMATQIFGQMLYYPESESLEEFPSPASLLHRIIISTKPPKEYLESRNPIGKQKENGNASPSSEEETPGTEEIQTLESILFYQDCDNKSDSDQEEEEASEDQKPAYKRLITIHAGKPKGTVKEEMKVVVDKVRRLSLSEQELDRTCSSNSQDVVRFTQKNLLRIYPKGTRFNSSNYKPLIGWTHGAQMIAFNMQGYGRSLWLMHGMFRANGGCGYVKKPNFLMKKGFHDEVFDPKKKLHVKETLKVKVYMGDGWRLDFSHTHFDTYSPPDFYTKVFIVGVPADNAKRKTRVIEDNWYPIWDEEFSFPLTVPELALLRIEVREYDMSDKDDFGGQTCLPVSELRPGIRSVPLYDKKGEKMKSVRLLMRFIFE